From a single Hippopotamus amphibius kiboko isolate mHipAmp2 chromosome X, mHipAmp2.hap2, whole genome shotgun sequence genomic region:
- the MED12 gene encoding mediator of RNA polymerase II transcription subunit 12 isoform X8, whose translation MAAFGILSYEHRPLKRPRLGPPDVYPQDPKQKEDELTALNVKQGFNNQPAVSGDEHGSAKNVNFNPAKISSNFSSIIAEKLRCNTLPDTGRRKPQVNQKDNFWLVTARSQSAINTWFTDLAGTKPLTQLAKKVPIFSKKEEVFGYLAKYTVPVMRAAWLIKMTCAYYAAISETKVKKRHVVDPFMEWTQIITKYLWEQLQKMAEYYRPGPAGGGGCGSAIGPLPHDVEVAIRQWDYNEKLAMFMFQDGMLDRHEFLTWVLECFEKIRPGEDELLKLLLPLLLRYSGEFVQSAYLSRRLAYFCTRRLALQLDGVSSHSSHVMSAQSTSTLPTTPAPQPPTSSTPSTPFSDLLMCPQHRPLVFGLSCILQTILLCCPSALVWHYSLTDSRIKTGSPLDHLPIAPSNLPMPEGNSAFTQQVRAKLREIEQQIKERGQAVEVRWSFDKCQEATAGFTIGRVLHTLEVLDSHSFERSDFSNSLDSLCNRIFGLGPSKDGHEISSDDDAVVSLLCEWAVSCKRSGRHRAMVVAKLLEKRQAEIEAERCGESEAADEKGSIASGSLSALSAPIFQDVLLQFLDTQAPMLTDPRSESERVEFFNLVLLFCELIRHDVFSHNMYTCTLISRGDLAFGAPGPRPPSPFDDPADDAERKEAEGSSSSKLEDPGLSESMDIDPSSSVLFEDMEKPDFSLFSPTMPCEGKGSPSPEKPDVEKEVKPPPKEKLEGTLGVLYDQPRHVQYATHFPIPQEESCSHECNQRLVVLFGVGKQRDDARHAIKKITKDILKVLNRKGTAETDQLAPIVPLNPGDLTFLGGEDGQKRRRNRPEAFPTAEDIFAKFQHLSHYDQHQVTAQVSRNVLEQITSFALGMSYHLPLVQHVQFIFDLMEYSLSISGLIDFAIQLLNELSVVEAELLLKSSDLVGSYTTSLCLCIVAVLRHYHACLILNQDQMAQVFEGLCGVVKHGMNRSDGSSAERCILAYLYDLYTSCSHLKSKFGELFSDFCSKVKNTIYCNVEPSESNMRWAPEFMIDTLENPAAHTFTYTGLGKSLSENPANRYSFVCNALMHVCVGHHDPDRVNDIAILCAELTGYCKSLSAEWLGVLKALCCSSNNGTCGFNDLLCNVDVSDLSFHDSLATFVAILIARQCLLLEDLIRCAAIPSLLNAACSEQDSEPGARLTCRILLHLFKTPQLNPCQSDGNKPTVGIRSSCDRHLLAASQNRIVDGAVFAVLKAVFVLGDAELKGSGFTVTGGTEELPEEEGGGGSGGRRQGGRNISVETASLDVYAKYVLRSICQQEWVGERCLKSLCEDSNDLQDPVLSSAQAQRLMQLICYPHRLLDSEDGENPQRQRIKRILQNLDQWTMRQSSLELQLMIKQTPNNEMNSLLENIAKATIEVFQQSAETGSSSGNTASNMPSSSKTKPVLSSLERSGVWLVAPLIAKLPTSVQGHVLKAAGEELEKGQHLGSSSRKERDRQKQKSMSLLSQQPFLSLVLTCLKGQDEQREGLLTSLYSQIHQIVNNWRDDQYLDDCKPKQLMHEALKLRLNLVGGMFDTVQRSTQQTTEWAVLLLEIIISGTVDMQSNNELFTTVLDMLSVLINGTLAADMSSISQGSMEENKRAYMNLVKKLRKELGERQSDSLEKVRQLLPLPKPTRDVITCEPQGSLIDTKGNKIAGFDSIFKKEGLQVSTKQKISPWDLFEGLKPSAPLSWGWFGTVRVDRRVARGEEQQRLLLYHTHLRPRPRAYYLEPLPLPPEDEEPPAPTLLEPEKKAPEPPKTDKPGAAPPSTEERKKKSTKGKKRSQPAAKTEDYGMGPGRSGPYGVTVPPDLLHHANPGSMSHLSYRQGSIGLYTQNQPLPAGGPRVDPYRPVRLPMQKLPTRPPYPGVLPTTMSGVMGLEPSSYKTSVYRQQQPAVPQGQRLRQQLQQSQGMLGQSSVHQMTPSSSYGLQTSQGYTPYVSHVGLQQHAGPAGTMVPPSYSSQPYQSTHSSTNPTLVDPTRHLQQRPSGYVHQQAPTYGHGLTSTQRFSHQTLQQTPMIGTMTPLGAQGVQASVRSASILPEQQQQQQQQQQQQQQQQQQQQQQQQQQQYHIRQQQQQQILRIPSVFAAAAATAAAAATAAAAATAAATAAAAAAAAATSTPAAAAGGAAPAAAPVPAPVPAPGASADTATTTDSSFGPATPTTALQYPATAQYQHIWTLLSHLEELLVHWMWPHPIPLIPSPLPGLAPVVVGALPSGSIFNEFLVFLLM comes from the exons ATGGCGGCCTTCGGGATCTTGAGCTACGAACATCGGCCCCTGAAGCGGCCGCGTCTTGGGCCTCCCGATGTATACCCTCAAGATCCCAAACAGAAGGAG GATGAACTGACGGCCTTGAATGTAAAACAAGGTTTCAATAACCAGCCCGCTGTCTCTGGGGATGAACATGGCAGTGCCAAGAATGTCAACTTCAATCCTGCCAAG ATCAGTTCCAACTTCAGCAGCATTATTGCAGAGAAGTTACGTTGTAACACCCTACCTGACACCGGTAGGAGGAAGCCCCAAGTGAACCAGAAGGACAACTTCTGGCTGGTGACTGCACGATCCCAGAGTGCCATTAACACCTGGTTCACCGATCTGGCTGGCACCAAGCCACTCACACAGTTAGCCAAAAAG GTCCCCATTTTTAGTAAGAAGGAAGAAGTGTTTGGGTACTTGGCCAAATACACAGTGCCTGTGATGAGGGCTGCCTGGCTCATCAAGATGACCTGTGCCTACTATGCAGCAATCTCAGAGACCAAGGTTAAGAAGAGACATGTCGTTGACCCCTTCATGG AATGGACTCAGATCATCACCAAGTACTTATGGGAACAGCTGCAAAAGATGGCTGAGTACTACCGGCCAGGGCctgctggaggtgggggctgtGGTTCTGCTATAGGGCCCTTGCCCCATGATGTTGAGGTGGCGATCCGGCAGTGGGACTACAACGAGAAGCTGGCCATGTTCATGTTTCAG GACGGAATGCTGGACAGACATGAGTTCCTTACCTGGGTACTTGAGTGTTTTGAGAAAATCCGCCCTGGAGAGGATGAATTGCTTAAActgctgctgcccctgctgcTTCGA TACTCTGGGGAATTCGTTCAGTCTGCGTACCTCTCCCGCCGCCTTGCTTACTTCTGTACTCGGAGACTGGCCCTGCAGCTGGATGGAGTGAGCAGCCACTCGTCTCATGTGATGTCTGCTCAGTCGACAAGCACACTGCCCACCACCCCTGCTCCTCAGCCCCCAACTAGCAGCACACCGTCTACACCCTTTAGTGACCTACTTATGTGCCCTCAGCACCGGCCCCTAGTTTTTGGCCTCAGCTGTATCCTTCAG ACCATCCTCCTGTGTTGTCCTAGTGCCCTGGTTTGGCACTACTCGCTGACTGATAGCCGAATCAAGACTGGCTCACCACTAGACCACCTGCCTATTGCTCCCTCCAACCTGCCCATGCCAGAGGGCAACAGTGCCTTCACTCAGCAG GTCCGTGCAAAGTTGCGGGAGATCGAGCAGCAGATCAAGGAACGAGGACAGGCCGTTGAGGTTCGCTGGTCTTTTGATAAGTGCCAGGAAGCTACTGCAG GCTTCACCATTGGACGGGTGCTCCACACTTTGGAAGTACTGGACAGCCATAGTTTTGAGCGCTCTGACTTCAGCAACTCTCTTGATTCCCTCTGTAATCGAATCTTCGGATTGGGGCCCAGCAAGGATGGACACGAG ATCTCCTCAGATGATGATGCTGTGGTATCCTTACTGTGTGAATGGGCTGTCAGCTGCAAGCGTTCTGGTCGGCATCGCGCGATGGTTGTAGCCAAGCTGCTGGAGAAGAGACAGGCAGAGATTGAGGCTGAG CGTTGTGGAGAATCGGAAGCTGCAGATGAGAAGGGTTCCATCGCCTCTGGCTCCCTTTCTGCTCTCAGTGCTCCCATTTTCCAGGATGTCCTCCTGCAGTTTCTGGATACACAGGCTCCCATGCTGA CGGACCCCCGAAGTGAGAGTGAGCGAGTGGAATTCTTCAACTTGGTGCTGCTGTTCTGTGAACTGATTCGACATGACGTTTTCTCCCACAACATGTATACTTGTACCCTCATCTCCCGAGGGGACCTTGCCTTCGGAGCCCCTGGTCCCCGGCCTCCCTCTCCCTTTGATGACCCTGCCGATGACGCCGAGCGCAAGGAGGctgagggcagcagcagcagcaagctgGAG GATCCAGGGCTCTCAGAGTCTATGGACATCGACCCTAGCTCCAGTGTGCTCTTTGAGGACATGGAGAAGCCTGATTTCTCA TTGTTCTCCCCCACTATGCCCTGTGAGGGGAAGGGCAGTCCATCCCCTGAGAAACCAGATGTTGAAAAGGAGGTGAAGCCCCCACCCAAGGAGAAGCTAGAAGGGACCCTTGGGGTTCTTTATGACCAGCCGCGGCATGTGCAGTATGCCACGCACTTTCCCATCCCCCAG GAGGAGTCATGCAGCCATGAGTGCAACCAGCGGTTGGTCGTACTGTTTGGGGTGGGAAAGCAGCGAGATGATGCCCGCCATGCCATCAAGAAAATTACCAAGGATATCCTGAAGGTTCTGAACCGCAAAGGGACAGCGGAAACTG ACCAGCTTGCTCCTATTGTGCCTCTGAATCCTGGAGACCTGACATTCTTAG GTGGGGAGGATGGACAGAAGCGGAGGCGCAACCGGCCTGAAGCCTTCCCCACTGCTGAGGATATCTTTGCTAAGTTCCAGCACCTTTCGCATTATGACCAACACCAAGTCACGGCTCAG GTCTCCCGGAATGTTCTGGAGCAGATCACGAGCTTTGCCCTTGGCATGTCGTACCACTTGCCTCTGGTGCAGCACGTGCAGTTCATCTTTGACCTCATGGAGTATTCCCTCAGCATCAGCGGCCTCATCGACTTTGCCATTCAG CTACTGAATGAACTGAGTGTAGTTGAGGCCGAGTTGCTTCTCAAATCCTCGGACCTGGTGGGCAGCTACACCACCAGCCTGTGCCTGTGCATCGTGGCTGTCCTGCGGCACTATCACGCCTGCCTCATCCTCAACCAGGACCAGATGGCACAGGTCTTTGAGGG GCTGTGTGGCGTAGTCAAGCATGGGATGAATCGGTCTGATGGCTCCTCCGCAGAACGCTGTATCCTTGCTTATCTCTATGATCTGTACACCTCCTGTAGCCATTTAAAGAGCAAATTTGGGGAGCTCTTCAG CGACTTCTGCTCCAAGGTGAAGAATACCATCTACTGCAACGTGGAGCCGTCAGAATCCAACATGCGCTGGGCACCCGAGTTCATGATTGACACTCTGGAGAACCCTGCCGCTCATACCTTCACCTACACGGGGCTAGGCAAGAGTCTTAGTGAGAACCCTGCTAACCGCTACAGCTTTGTCTGCAATGCCCTTATGCACGTCTGTGTGGGGCACCATGATCCCGATAG GGTGAATGACATCGCAATCCTGTGTGCAGAGCTGACCGGCTATTGCAAGTCACTGAGTGCAGAGTGGCTGGGAGTGCTTAAGGCTTTGTGCTGCTCCTCTAACAATGGCACTTGTGGTTTCAACGACCTCCTCTGCAATGTAGAT GTCAGTGACCTGTCTTTTCACGACTCCCTGGCCACTTTTGTTGCCATCCTCATTGCTCGGCAGTGTCTGCTCCTGGAGGATCTGATTCGCTGTGCAGCCATCCCTTCGCTCCTTAATGCTG CTTGCAGTGAACAGGACTCTGAGCCAGGAGCCCGGCTTACCTGCCGCATCCTTCTTCACCTTTTCAAGACACCTCAGCTCAATCCTTGCCAGTCGGATGGGA ACAAGCCTACTGTAGGAATCCGCTCCTCCTGTGACCGCCACCTGCTGGCTGCCTCCCAGAACCGCATTGTGGATGGAGCTGTGTTTGCTGTTCTCAAGGCTGTGTTTGTACTTG GGGATGCGGAACTGAAGGGTTCAGGCTTCACTGTGACAGGAGGAACAGAAGAACttccagaggaggagggaggaggtggcagcGGCGGTCGGAGGCAGGGTGGCCGCAACATCTCTGTGGAGACAGCCAGTCTGGATGTCTATGCCAAGTACGTGCTACGCAGCATCTGCCAGCAG GAGTGGGTAGGAGAGCGTTGCCTTAAATCCCTGTGTGAGGACAGCAATGACCTGCAAGACCCAGTGTTGAGTAGCGCCCAGGCCCAGCGCCTCATGCAGCTCATCTGCTACCCACACCGGCTGCTGGACAGCGAGGATGGGGAAAACCCCCAGCGGCAACGCATTAAGCGTATTCTTCAG AACTTGGACCAGTGGACCATGCGCCAGTCTTCCCTGGAGCTGCAGCTGATGATCAAGCAGACCCCTAACAAT GAGATGAACTCCCTCTTAGAGAACATCGCCAAGGCCACAATCGAGGTTTTCCAACAGTCCGCAGAGACAGGGTCATCTTCTGGAAACACTGCAAGCAACATGCCCAGCAGCAGCAAGACCAAGCCTGTGCTCAG CTCCCTAGAGCGCTCTGGTGTATGGCTGGTGGCTCCTCTCATTGCCAAACTGCCCACCTCAGTCCAGGGGCATGTGTTAAAGGCTGCTGGGGAAGAATTGGAGAAGGGCCAGCACCTGGGTTCCTCTTCCCGCAAAGAACGCGATCGACAAAAGCAGAAGAG CATGTCCCTGTTGAGCCAGCAGCCCTTCTTATCCCTGGTGCTGACGTGTCTGAAGGGGCAGGACGAGCAGCGCGAGGGACTCCTTACCTCCCTCTACAGCCAGATCCACCAG ATTGTGAATAATTGGAGAGATGACCAGTACTTAGACGATTGCAAACCAAAGCAGCTAATGCATGAGGCACTCAAACTGCGGCTCAACCTG GTGGGGGGCATGTTTGACACGGTGCAGCGCAGCACCCAGCAGACCACGGAGTGGGCTGTGCTCCTCCTGGAGATCATCATCAGCGGCACTGTCGACATGCAGTCCAACAA CGAGCTCTTCACCACCGTCTTGGACATGCTGAGCGTGCTCATCAATGGCACCCTGGCGGCGGACATGTCCAGCATCTCCCAGGGCAGCATGGAGGAAAACAAACGTGCCTACATGAACCTGGTGAAGAAGCTGCGG AAAGAGTTGGGGGAGCGCCAGTCAGACAGTCTGGAAAAAGTTCGCCAGCTGCTCCCACTGCCCAAGCCAACCCGAGATGTCATCACTTGTGAGCCACAGGGCTCCCTTATCGACACCAAGGGCAATAAGATCGCTGGCTTCGACTCCATCTTCAAGAAGGAG GGTCTGCAGGTTTCCACCAAACAAAAGATCTCCCCCTGGGATCTTTTTGAGGGCTTGAAGCCATCAGCACCACTGTCTTGGGGCTGGTTTGGAACAGTCCGGGTGGACCGGCGCGTGGCCCGCGGAGAGGAGCAGCAGCGGCTGCTGCTGTACCACACGCACCTgaggccccggccccgcgcctaTTACCTGGAGCCGCTGCCACTGCCACCGGAAGATGaggagccccccgcccccaccctgctgGAGCCTGAGAAAAAGGCCCCAGAGCCCCCCAAGACGGACAAACCTGGGGCCGCTCCCCCTAGCACTGAGGAACGCAAGAAAAAGTCCACCAAGGGCAAGAAACGCAGCCAGCCAGCCGCCAAGACAGAG GACTATGGGATGGGCCCAGGCCGGAGCGGCCCGTATGGTGTGACAGTGCCTCCGGACCTCCTGCACCATGCCAACCCTGGCTCCATGTCCCACCTCAGTTACAGGCAGGGCTCCATAGGCCTCTACACCCAGAACCAGCCACTGCCGGCAG GTGGCCCCCGCGTGGACCCATACCGCCCCGTGCGGTTACCGATGCAGAAGCTGCCGACCCGACCACCTTACCCTGGCGTGCTGCCCACAACCATGTCTGGCGTCATGGGACTGGAACCCTCCTCGTATAAGACATCTGTGTACCGACAGCAGCAGCCTGCGGTGCCCCAAGGACAGCGCCTTCGCCAACAGCTCCAG CAGAGTCAGGGGATGTTGGGACAGTCATCTGTCCATCAGATGACTCCCAGCTCTTCCTACGGTTTGCAGACCTCCCAG GGCTATACTCCTTATGTTTCTCATGTGGGATTGCAGCAACACGCAGGCCCTGCAGGTACCATGGTGCCCCCCAGCTACTCCAGCCAGCCTTATCAGAGCACCCACTCTTCTACCAATCCTACTCTTGTAGATCCTACTCGCCACCTGCAGCAGCGGCCCAGTGGCTACGTGCACCAGCAGGCACCAACCTACGGACACGGGCTGACCTCCACTCAAAG GTTTTCCCACCAGACGCTGCAGCAGACACCCATGATAGGCACCATGACCCCGCTGGGTGCCCAGGGTGTCCAGGCCAGTGTCCGGTCGGCCTCCATCCTGcctgagcagcagcagcaacagcagcagcagcaacagcagcagcagcagcagcagcaacagcagcagcagcagcagcagcagcaacagtaCCACAtccggcagcagcagcagcagcagatccTGCGG ATCCCTTCTGTCttcgcagcagcagcagcaacagcagcagcagcagcaacagcagcagcagcagcaacagcagcagcaacagcagcagcagcagcagcagcagcagcaacaagcacaccagcagcagcagcaggcggCGCCGCCCCAGCCGCagccccagtcccagccccag TTCCAGCGCCAGGGGCTTCAGCAGacacagcaacaacaacagaCAGCAGCTTTGGTCCGGCAACTCCAACAACAGCTCTCCA ATACCCAGCCACAGCCCAGTACCAACATATTTGGACGCTACTGAGCCACCTGGAGGAACTGCTTGTGCACTGGATGTGGCCCCATCCTATCCCCTTAATTCCCAGTCCCCTTCCTGGGCTAGCACCAGTAGTGGTTGGGGCTCTTCCCTCAGGCTccatttttaatgagtttttagtatttttgttaATGTGA